The Cryptomeria japonica chromosome 9, Sugi_1.0, whole genome shotgun sequence DNA segment ATGCTTCAAGTGCATATTCAGTAAAAGATGGTTATAATTCTTTGGTTCAGATTTCTTCATCATTTTGCTGGCCTACTAAGCTATTTTGGCATCGGACTTGTCTTCCTAAGGCAAGGTCTTTTTCTTGGTTGGCAGTCCAGGATAAAGTCCTCATTGGGGTGCCattggataggcttgggattacaatagtatttccttgtgttttttgtggCTATAGTATGAAATCTATGGACCATCTTTTCCTGCTCTGTCCAATTGCTTCTGagtgttggtattggttgtttggCATGCTTGGTTGGTCTTCTTCTCTTTGCCCTAATCTATTTTCGCAATTCATGGCTTGACCCTTGTTGTTCTCCTCTTTGTTTTATTCATCTCTTTAGGTTGTGGCCCCATTACTGGTGATCtggaatctttggcttgaaagGAATTCTACGATTTTCAAACATAAATCTGCCACCCTTACTGATGTGATTGGTAAAATCCAAACCTCCATTTGTGAGGTGGTTCTTTCTTTCATCCATAAAAAATTTAGATCACCTCAGGTCTTTTTCTCATTGGAGCAATTGGGTCACTTGGAAATGGTCTTTGCTTCATCTGATGCCTTCCCATGGGGCTATATCAGCTGGACTATCTTCTCTTGTTAAACGTAAGATGGCTAAATGGAGCCCTTCCCCCTTCCCTTCATTCATACTAcagtttgatggggcttctaagtgGAATCTAGGAAGGTCTGGTATTGGAGTAgctattttttatcattcttctaaGATCATCAAAGCCATGGGAAAACACATTGGTTAGGGTACTAATAATGTTGCTGAGTTTCAAgctttatcctttgggcttgatCTCACTATTTCATTGAATATTaaagatattgttattgaaggAGACTCAATGGTGGTTTTTCAGGCGGTTGTTGCCAAAAAATATCTCTCTTGGCATTTGCAGTATTTTTTAGAACACATTCTTGTGCAATTAAAGTGCTTTTCCACTTTCTCTATCTCTCATTCTTTCAGGGAGATCATTGTCATTGCGGATTTCTTGGCGAATAAGGCTATTGCTGAGGGTGCTGATTTCCTAAAGGTTTCTCCTTCAGACAGTCCAGTTTCTTGCATGAAGCTTCTTTCTTAGCAAGACCTATTTTCAAAAACCTCCTTCATTTTCTATGCTTGATGTGGTTTTCTTTCGTTAGTGTCTACAGTGAAGGTGTTGTTCTTTGGGACAATATCTTTGTTGTTGATATTTCTTGTTAGAATTTCCTCATGGAGTAGGGAGATTGTTGTGGCTTCTCTTACCGGGTTGAGATCCTCTTTATGGTATTGTCTTCTCTCGTCTCTTTGCTTTGTGTGATTTTTACTTCCCTATATGGCTATAGGGGGGATGTTGTCCTACCTTATGGCAACATCTTTGTTGTAGCTATATCTGGCAGTATCTCCTCACTAAGTATGGAGGATGGAGGGGTAACTTTTGATTGGCTGATACTTTTTGTTTTGGAGGGGCCTTTGTTTTTCTATTTATCTGGCTATGTGCTTGTTCATTGGGGATTTCCTTGTCGGTGGGCATCTCAGTTTCCTTTTGATGGCATTCAGATTTTGTTTCGTGTACTAATTGGTATCGACCTTCAACTCTACTCATTACATGCTAATCATTGTCTATTCGACAGGGGTATGTTAATTATATCTGTTTGATCCTCTGCATTTGTTAGcaatcattttaatttgtgattGGAAGTTGGTTCCTTTCTTGAGGGGCTTCGTATCATGATGAAATAAGTTGGTCCTTTCTTTGAATCATCTGGAATCGTGGTTGATCTTATATTTTGGGAGTTGCAATTTAATGATTAGGGATGTTGTGAGGCATGAGTTTATTTCATCATTTGTTGAGCAACTTCTTCCTCATTGCTTTTTCTTATGATGGAAGGTTAATCATGATCTGGTTGTCTCGTTCTCTATTATATTGTTGGTGGCATGCAGATATGGCATCCATTCTGTCTTTGCATTTATTCTTACTAACACAAAATGCTTTGTTTTTTATAGAGAGTTTTGGTCGAAATCGGTGGCTTTTGGCTTTTtttgaggaattggaaagagcagTTAACATGGTGTTGCAGATGGTTTCTTATTTTGCTATTATTTATTTGGCTTTTGCTTTGGATTATTCTATGGATCGGTCTCATCTTGCTTCCTAAGGGTTTTCATCATCCTTCTCTTGTTTTTATCTAGATTGGCATATGTTTGCTCACCATATTTGTGATGGAAGGATCACTTATTCTTGGTTCTCTTCTCGCTTTGAGTTTTGTTCTCTTCAGAGCCTTGGACTCATGTGATGTGTAGACAGGTTGGACATCATTGGCTCCATTTTGAGATGTTCTCTTCTAGACTAGTTTTCATAGCTTCTTTTATATCTAATGCGGTTGGCTATGTATCTGGGGGGTTTATTTGGAATGCCTATGGGCTTTTGTattgggtagataggcttatgttctcttgagcaatactgaaaggttttcttactggttctttcccttcagtgctctttgaaccagacacctGTAAAAAActaaagatttaatataattttagtggttccatccacttttaaaaaaaaaattaaaaaaaaatgactgAAAATGGTTGCCTTTGGAATACTTGTAAGGCGAATTTAGAAGGTACAATAGTAAAGCTACAGAAAAAACTTAATGAAACAAAGATTCTGGCCCATGATAATCAAGCCAAAATAAGGAGAGAAAAAGCTGAGTTGGAAGATAATTttaatcaatccattaatgatacTAAACTATTAAAGGAAAAATTGGCTGAAGATAGGCACGCGTGGGATACTTGTAAGGGAGAATTTGAAGTTGCAATTCAAAAActgcaaaatgatgaaaaatgaagcGAGAATGCTAAGCCAGAAGTATGAAGATTTGTGGTCTCAATTAGGACAAGAAAAAAATGAGTTGGAAAAGACTCTTAAAGGGCTACAAAATGAAATCGATGAAACAAAGAAGATTTGTGGTCTCAATTAGGACAAGAAAAAAATGAGTTGGAAAAGACTCTTAAAGGGCTACAAAATGAACTCGATGAAATTAAGATTTTGAGAATAAAAGACCAGGAGCTGTGTAATGTGCTAAGAGAAGAAAACAATCGTTTAGGAAATAaattgaaacaaagcaatgacaggattggtaaattaaatacaaaatttaaaGAAGCGGAGCTATTGTGGGTTCGTAATAAGGACCATTTGGAAAGCAGACTTGCGGATGTGCAGTATGAGAAAGAGACATTGATCCAGGAATATAGAGCTCTGTGGGCCCATTTAAGAGATGAAAAATATGAGTTGGAAGACAAAGTGACAGAATGCAGTGATAAGAATAAGGAATTGCATAAACAGATGAGAGAAGATTGCCGCTTTTGGGAAGCTTGTAAGGCAAAATTTGAAGACTCTGCTGCAGGGCTACAAAATAATTTTAATCAATCCATTAGTGAAACTGAACAATTAAAGGAAAAATTGGTTACTTGTAAGGGAGAATTTGAAGTTACAATTGCAAAACTGCAAAATGAGGTTAATGAAGTGAGAATGTTAAGCCATAAGCATGAGGATTTGTGCTCTCAATCAGAACATAAAAAATATGAGCTGGAAAAGGCTTTTATACGGGTAAAAAATGAGCTTGATGAAACAAATATTCTGAGACAAAAAGACCAAGAACTGCGTAATGTGCTAAGAGAAGAGAATAATCGGTTAGAAAATAACTTGAAAGAATGCAATGATAGGATTCGGGaattaaatagaaaaattaaagaaaatgagcGGTTGTGGATTACTAATAAGGCTGATTTTGAAAACAAAGTTGCAGGTCTGCAGCCTGAGAAAGGGATATTGAGCCAGGAATATAATTTTCTGTGGGCCCATTTAACAGATGAAAAAGATGAGTTGGAAAACAATTTGAGAGAATGCAACGATAGGAATAAGGAATTTCATGCGCAGATGAGAGAAGATTGCCGCTTGTGGGAAGCTCgtaaggaaaattttgaagattCTATTGCAGGGCTGCAAAATAAGCTTGATTTGATGACTAATGAAGGAAGAATTTTGAGCCAGGAATACGTAGAGTTGTGCATTGAATGTGAATTTTTGAAGGCACAGCTGGGAGATTATAATGATATACTAAGCTCTATGGAAGATGAAACATGGAACCTAATCTCTCTCTCAGAAAGCAATGCAAAGACAGTGGAAGCTTTGCAAACTCAAGTGCAATTGATCACCCATGAACAAACACATTTGAGCAAGAAAAATGAAGAACTGACTACAGAAAATGAATCTCTGAAATTGAAATTGGAAGAACTGACTTCTGAAAATGAGGGGTACTCACTTAGATCTACGTCAGCAAGCAGGGAGGAGGCTTTGATTCAAGAAAATGGTTTATTGAAACAACAAGTCCATGAGCTTCAAAATGGGTTTCCACTGATGAAAGATTATGAAGGGGTTTCCACTGATGATATGCTCGACTCAGCATCACGGGAGAGGCAATTACTCACATCTCTATCAGAAACCACTGATAAACTGATGGAAGATTTCATTATAGAGAATAGAACAGTGAAACAGGAAGCCTTTCAACTTGATCAAGAAAACCAACAATTACAAAAGGACATATTGAGTAAAAAGTCATTACTTCACACAAAAGATGGCAAAATTGGAGATTTGAATGCAAAAATGACTGATCTTAAGAATGCGATTGAAGTGTTGGAAGAGATTGGAAGAAAAAATACTAAAGTACTGAAAGAAAATGGAGGTGTAAGGGAAGAGCAAGTGAAGAGAAAGGAAAGCGAGGAGAAAAGGAAGGAGTGTAGTGGGAAGGTTTCTTGGTAATTTGATGTCTAATGTAGACAGACGTTATCTGCTTCCACAAAGAGTATCATTGGTTTGGTGGGATAGTATAAGTTCTGTGACAAATGTATTACTCTGGAAGGGCAATGTCTCCAATTATTCAATTCGTCCGTACGTACGTTTTTTAAATTCTGGTTGATGTATACTCGAACAATTCCTTCACTGCAATAAACTGCAATACTCTAAAATTCGTTTTAGAATTCATTTATGAGATATTGTATTTTTAATTGATGTATGATTTTTGAATTCTGATTGATGTATAGATTTGTATGCTTAAACTTCAAAATGTGTTCAACCTAACATAATTACAACCATCAATGATGAGAGAAGTtaattaagaaaaaatttaaattttattatagggTTTTGAATAATAAGACGACCTGTAATCCATTATTATATCAATCACGTATAAGAGCTATGTTACCCTTGTCATTCAACATATGCATTATCCAAATATGTTGTATAATTGTTTATTTATCTTCaatattaaaacaaaaataatGAAATCAAAATCTAAAAGTATAATCAAAAGATAAAATTATCTTATAGTTCCAAGGAGCCTCCAAAACCAATAATTTATTAGAGGTGTggagatcaaattttgatgaaattctGCACATGTCAAATATACATATATTACATTATTAATTTTCTCATGTACTTTTAACTATTCATTTATCAATTAAACAAATTAAACCAATATTTACACTAAGATTTTTTTTATTGAGAATTGTAGAGCAAGAATATGTTATTTATACAAATATAATACTCTAGACGAGCAATGTCTAGAATAATTCAATTCATTTGTTTGAATTTTGATTGATGTATATTCGAACTATTCCTTCATTGCAATAAATTGCACTACTCTAAATTTCATTTTAGAATTCATTTTTGAGATATTGTATTTGTAATTGATGTATGATTTTTGAGTTTTGGTTGATGTATATTCAAAATTTGATCTCGAAATTTGTATGCTTAAATTTTAAAATGTGTTCAAACTAACCTAATTACAATCACCAATGATAAGATagtttaattaagaaaaaaattaaattttattgtaGGCTTTTGAATAATAAGACGACCTCTAATCCATTATTATTATATCAATAACCTTGATAATCCATTATAAGAACTATGTTACCTATTCCTCATTCAACATATGCCTTATCTAAAGATGTTGTAGAATTGTTTAATATATcttcaatattttttaataataaatgaaATCAAAATCTAGAagtttaatcaaaagataaaatcaTCAACTTATAATCTCCCAAGGAGGCTCCAAAACCAATAATTTGTTAGAGGTGTTGAGATCAATTTTGATCAAATTTGCACATAGTTAGTTATACATATATTACATTATTGAAACTCCTTGTAGATATATCAATTAAAAATTAACCCAATATTTACTCTAGCATTTTTATTCTAGAATTATATAACAAGAATATTCTTTTTATACAAATGACAATATAATTATCCTAGAAAAATAATTTGAGATACATTATGCTAGAAAATTATTCACACATAATTTCAAGTATTAATAACTTCAAATAAAAGTACTTATCTTTAGAACTTACATTGATTTGACTATGATATATGTCACCATTGTATTAGAGTCTTAAGTTCTAGAAGGTGAGTGATATTAGACTATTGAAATATTTATGTCTTGTCAACATATTTGAACCCCATTGATAGATTCATTATGACAAATATTGTAGTTTTGATTTATATTTGCAAAAGATTTTAGACTTATAATAAATGAATGGTGATGCTAAGGAATACATTTGGGAGTTTACTAGTTGATTATTTTCTTCTAAATATTGAATCTCTAAATTTTAACATAAAGATTTTAAAACATTTATAACTAATCATGTATGTTTTAAATAAGAACTATTCAACTATGAGGACCAATACCACTAAAATATTTCTAGAGTGAGAGTGTTTGAGTCAAGTGATTTAATTTAGATAAGTGTTAAGTCGATattaaaaactttgaaatattatATATCAATTTGATGCTAATTTGATAGTGTTATTTAATTTACTATGTTAATTGATTACTTTAAATATCTTAGTAAATTACCACATATTTTTTTTGCAATGGTTATTAAAATTTATTGGATAACAATGTATATTCTATATTGTTTTTCCTACAATATTAACTATAATTGAATAActacaaataattaaatatcttagAGAGAAAAGAGCACCACATTAAAATAATAGAGCTTATTCAAGGAACTTCATTATTACCAATTATACTCATCTACTtcataaactcataatcaacatgtcaaaaattAGAATATAATATCAATTGCTAAATAAAAAGTACACCaacaaaatataacatttaaaGTAGATTGGAATTTGACAAGATACATATCTTAGACACATTCTACATacattagaatcaaatgcattagcATTTCTCCAAGCTTCTTAGGAATGGCCTGAACAGATTGATTGATAGCATTTTTACTCAATCTATAGAAAaagatatttaaaataaaaactacaacacccaaattttaaaaaaaaaatttatacatatatatcaCCTTTAAAAGTTCATTACTCCTCATTCCAATCTTTTTCATCCCATATACTCTTTGTCCTTAAGTAATTTTTATCTTGGTCTTGCTTTTTTATTAATTGTTTATCCCAAAGAATACACTATTTCGTTATTGAACATAATTGTAAGTGTAAATATTATTTAATGCATTATGCATATAGATATAAACATGAAATTTGGCTACTTGGGTGTCCTAGTTAGAGATGGTAAACTTGCCATACCTTACAATTTTTTAGGAAGCTTGCTAGAACTCCCTATTAGTGGGAGTCAACTTATTTTTTTGCATTATTCATGTTGATAATTGCTTCCTTTCTCTCTATATGTATACCTCATTCTTGGATTGATTTATATACTTATTTACCCAATTTGATGTTCTCTTTTACATTAAATTGTTCACTTATAATATCATAGATCAAATATGTTATTTTTCATCCTATCTAGCTCAATTTGATACTACAATATATGTAGAGATTCTAACAAattctacatggtattagagtagATCtatatttgattgtttgtttaatattttttttagttagtTTTTAGAAAATATTGGTGCATGTGTATTAGTAAAGGTTGTGGATATTTTGATGAGGAAAAGAGGTTACAAATTTGTTGGTATATCTACATGTATGCAACCTGTAAGTGAGATTGATCTTTTAATAGTTTTTTAACGTCATAAATTATCACTGGGCCAATTTACAaatcatgtttgtgcccctaatcTAGCATGTCTACATCTCATCTCTTATTTGGGTCTGTTCAATGCCTTAACTCAAGTTCTAATGccatatacacctaccaaatgactctctagAGGGGTGTCCTCATCTCTGGGACTAAATCATGGTTCTTGATGGAGGAGAACTAGGGCATCCTGG contains these protein-coding regions:
- the LOC131042603 gene encoding uncharacterized protein LOC131042603, with product MTENGCLWNTCKANLEGTIVKLQKKLNETKILAHDNQAKIRREKAELEDNFNQSINDTKLLKEKLAEDRHAWDTYLWSQLGQEKNELEKTLKGLQNELDEIKILRIKDQELCNVLREENNRLGNKLKQSNDRIGKLNTKFKEAELLWVRNKDHLESRLADVQYEKETLIQEYRALWAHLRDEKYELEDKVTECSDKNKELHKQMREDCRFWEACKAKFEDSAAGLQNNFNQSISETEQLKEKLVTCKGEFEVTIAKLQNEVNEVRMLSHKHEDLCSQSEHKKYELEKAFIRVKNELDETNILRQKDQELRNVLREENNRLENNLKECNDRIRELNRKIKENERLWITNKADFENKVAGLQPEKGILSQEYNFLWAHLTDEKDELENNLRECNDRNKEFHAQMREDCRLWEARKENFEDSIAGLQNKLDLMTNEGRILSQEYVELCIECEFLKAQLGDYNDILSSMEDETWNLISLSESNAKTVEALQTQVQLITHEQTHLSKKNEELTTENESLKLKLEELTSENEGYSLRSTSASREEALIQENGLLKQQVHELQNGFPLMKDYEGVSTDDMLDSASRERQLLTSLSETTDKLMEDFIIENRTVKQEAFQLDQENQQLQKDILSKKSLLHTKDGKIGDLNAKMTDLKNAIEVLEEIGRKNTKVLKENGGVREEQVKRKESEEKRKECSGKVSW